One Pochonia chlamydosporia 170 chromosome 5, whole genome shotgun sequence DNA segment encodes these proteins:
- a CDS encoding NAD(P)H-dependent oxidoreductase (similar to Metarhizium acridum CQMa 102 XP_007812278.1) yields the protein MASTNALTGSSLFKLQDRVALVTGGGSGIGLMAAQTLAANGAKVYITGRTKEKLDTAKSQHFGSDNDKVIAITADVTSKEGIQALVKEVESKEKCLCILVNNAGISEDSHPTAEVSSASEMRDALFQKSDFDNWINVYRTNVAAVYFTTAAFLPLLQASSEKHPGWSGTVINITSISGLVKTSQHHFSYNASKAAANHLTRMQAAEIDAAGLKIRVNGIAPGVFPSEMTTGESDEKQKSQIPKEKFEGKVPAARPGKDEDMASAVLFMAGNQYVNGQVVVVDGGYTISAGM from the exons ATGGCAAGCACAAATGCTCTAACTGGGAGCTCGCTCTTCAAGCTGCAGGACAGAGTTGCCCTTGTCACTG GTGGAGGCTCTGGAATTGGACTCATGGCCGCACAAACTCTGGCTGCGAACGGCGCCAAGGTCTACATCACAGGGCGGACCAAAGAGAAACTTGATACAGCAAAGTCGCAGCATTTCGGCAGCGACAATGATAAAGTCATTGCTATTACAGCAGACGTCACCTCTAAGGAAGGGATACAAGCTCTCGTCAAGGAAGTCGAGTCTAAAGAGAAATGCCTCTGCATTCTCGTCAACAACGCAGGCATCTCGGAGGACTCCCACCCAACGGCTGAAGTCAGCTCAGCGTCAGAAATGCGAGACGCTCTGTTTCAGAAATCCGATTTCGATAACTGGATTAACGTCTACCGAACCAATGTCGCGGCTGTATACTTTACTACAGCTGCATTTCTTCCACTGCTCCAGGCATCAAGCGAGAAACATCCCGGATGGTCGGGTACGGTTATCAACATCACCTCCATCTCGGGATTGGTTAAAACATCCCAGCATCATTTCAGCTACAACGCATCAAAGGCAGCGGCGAATCACCTGACCCGTATGCAGGCTGCAGAAATTGACGCTGCAGGATTGAAGATCCGCGTGAATGGCATCGCGCCGGGTGTGTTCCCTAGCGAGATGACGACCGGAGAGAGCGacgagaagcagaagagcCAGATACCAAAAGAGAAGTTCGAGGGCAAGGTGCCAGCTGCTCGGCCTGGAAAAGATGAGGATATGGCGTCGGCGGTTCTATTCATGGCTGGCAACCAATATGTCAATGGACAGGtagttgttgttgatggtggttaCACCATTTCGGCGGGTATGTAG
- a CDS encoding Dyp-type peroxidase (similar to Metarhizium robertsii ARSEF 23 XP_007826517.1), with protein MSSQPVSSPLTQSATFLVVSATESPDAIQTIREALSSVGDITKNVSIRHPSSNLSCVVGIGSSIWDRLTGLRKPTELHPFPEVRGAKHTAVSTPGDILFHIRSERRDISFEFETQLLAKLGDAIKVIDETSGFRYFDARDLLGFVDGTANPVGPDVNDTVCITEADDATAVGGSYIVVQKYIHNMDGWRSLSNEQQEAIIGRTKLDNIELDDAEQGQQQAHKTLATIEDEDGNEHDILRDNMPFGSPGHKEFGTYFIGYSKKLWVIEKMMERMFIGNPPGKHDRILDFSTPLTGTTFYAPPSSVLDNLG; from the coding sequence ATGAGTTCCCAGCCTGTCAGCAGTCCCCTTACACAATCGGCAACGTTCCTAGTAGTGTCTGCGACGGAATCGCCGGATGCCATACAAACCATTCGTGAGGCACTGTCTTCTGTTGGCGATATAACTAAAAATGTATCCATTCGCCATCCTAGCTCAAACCTGAGCTGTGTCGTCGGTATTGGAAGCTCGATTTGGGACCGTCTGACCGGCCTCCGCAAGCCAACGGAGCTGCACCCGTTCCCAGAAGTCCGCGGCGCCAAGCACACGGCCGTATCAACACCTGGCGATATCCTGTTTCATATACGCTCAGAAAGGAGAGACATCAGCTTCGAATTCGAGACCCAGCTCCTCGCTAAACTTGGCGATGCCATTAAAGTGATCGACGAGACGTCCGGTTTCCGATATTTTGATGCCCGAGATCTGTTAGGCTTTGTTGATGGAACAGCCAACCCGGTTGGACCAGACGTGAATGACACGGTTTGCATCACTGAAGCCGATGACGCGACGGCAGTAGGTGGAAGCTATATCGTGGTGCAGAAGTATATTCACAACATGGATGGCTGGCGGAGTTTATCGAacgaacaacaagaagccaTCATTGGACGAACAAAGCTTGATAACAttgagcttgacgatgctgaaCAAGGACAGCAGCAGGCCCATAAGACTCTGGCCACaattgaagacgaagatggtAATGAACATGACATTTTACGGGATAACATGCCTTTCGGCTCACCAGGCCACAAAGAGTTTGGAACCTACTTTATTGGGTATTCCAAGAAGCTGTGGGTTATTGAAAAAATGATGGAGCGCATGTTTATTGGCAATCCTCCAGGAAAGCACGATCGCATTCTTGACTTTTCGACGCCGCTAACGGGCACGACGTTTTACGCACCACCGAGCTCAGTTCTCGACAACCTGGGGTAA
- a CDS encoding salicylate hydroxylase (similar to Colletotrichum gloeosporioides Nara gc5 XP_007284166.1): MPTNQPLRIIIAGAGLGGLAAACRFAKDGHQVELFERSKSLSTASGAIFIRSNAVRCFCRWQMRNAFEAVTAEIRNHQTRNGIDNELLQRLSSTGFSEYPEWSTDREALQNLLYEQARAAGARITFGAEIADISEAGNLVYATCQDGAKYTGDLLLAADGISSRLRATILSGQKPTSLTPIPAPSVHYPTEIPRDRLLANTLTKSLIAEPDADDSIMWAGHGGYAIGKYNHARQLFNLMFSIQDSSEDYAKNPRLFDEIGDTSIVKDFFKRYHPILGALSGMTESCSRWRLARLEPLDTWSSQGGRLVLLGDSAHAMLPNLAQGFSCIVEDIEVLSLLLENGGDVSSIVKSWEDIRIPRVTRLQDGSLWNYRLYTSGKAPGEELSEEDKKLPMGEGNGNAPFNSLPFLKWVFDYDAAKEATTAIAQAHGQT, translated from the exons ATGCCTACGAATCAACCCCTACGTATCATCATCGCCGGCGCTGGATTGGGTGGACTCGCTGCAGCGTGTCGATTTGCCAAAGATGGACACCAAGTTGAGCTTTTCGAAAGATCAAAGTCCCTATCAACAGCGAGTGGGGCAATCTTCATAAGATCCAACGCAGTTCGTTGCTTTTGCCGCTGGCAGATGCGCAATGCTTTTGAGGCCGTGACTGCCGAGATCAGAAATCACCAAACACGCAATGGGATCGACAATGAACTCTTACAACGTCTATCTTCCACCGGCTTCTCAGAATATCCCGAGTGGTCGACGGATCGTGAAGCGTTGCAAAATTTGTTGTACGAGCAAGCTCGCGCGGCTGGTGCCAGAATCACCTTTGGTGCTGAGATTGCAGATATTTCCGAAGCTGGTAATCTTGTATATGCAACATGCCAGGACGGCGCCAAATACACTGGAGATCTTCTCCTGGCAGCGGATGGCATTTCATCGCGCTTACGGGCCACCATTCTCTCCGGCCAGAAACCTACATCACTAACTCCTATCCCAGCTCCATCTGTGCATTACCCGACCGAAATCCCTAGGGACAGACTCCTCGCCAATACTCTTACGAAATCGTTGATCGCGGAGCCGGACGCAGATGATTCGATTATGtgggctggacatggagggtaCGCCATCGGGAAATACAATCATGCACGCCAATTGTTCAACCTGATGTTTTCCATTCAAGATAGCTCGGAAGACTACGCAAAGAATCCACGGTTATTTGACGAAATTGGTGACACTAGCATTGTAAAGGATTTCTTCAAAAGGTACCATCCAATTCTGGGTGCTCTGTCTGGAATGACCGAGTCTTGCTCACGGTGGCGGTTGGCGAGACTGGAGCCGCTCGACACTTGGTCCAGCCAAGGTGGACGACTGGTGTTGCTGGGAGATTCGGCACATGCTATGCTGCCAAATTTGGCTCAGGGATTCAGCTGTATCGTCGAAGATATTGAAGTTCTATCGCTCTTGCTAGAAAACGGCGGAGACGTTTCTAGCATCGTCAAATCGTGGGAGGATATTCGCATTCCAAGAGTGACGAGGTTGCAGGATGGTTCCCTATGGAACTACAGATTGTATACCTCTGGTAAAGCCCCTGGGGAAGAGTTATCAGAAGAAGATAAGAAATTGCCTATGGGAGAGGGGAATGGCAATGCGCCTTTTAActctttgccttttctgAAGTGGGTATTCGATTACGATGCGGCGAAAGAA GCGACGACGGCCATAGCACAGGCTCATGGCCAGACATAG
- a CDS encoding glycoside hydrolase family 55 protein (similar to Myceliophthora thermophila ATCC 42464 XP_003665591.1), with the protein MDHTGAARGYAPHVDNPGSYPVFKTVNPGDGGAIQSAIDTAGNGNRQNQWLASQPRVVYIPPGTYTISKTINMRTDTILMGDATNPPILKAAAGFNGQTLLNGQDPSTGVSGEISFAVGLKNLVLDTTAVNAGQGFTALYWGVAQVAQLQNIKIQMPSSTNGEGHTGIKLGRGSTLGLADVRIEKGLNGIWHNGHQQALYKNIYFYQNTVGMLISGGNTITLLAPTFDTVGTGVKNTGGSPFIGIVDGKSINSGVTFDSSVYPSIVIDNLTKDTNSNIVQLPSGTALGPSSHVNNFSFGNTVGRNPIYGATNSGTTRPGGVAPGGKIPSIAAPTFANNPVSDFINVKDSKQNGGQTIKGDGSVDEAAALNKVLQYAADNKKIAYFPFGDYRVESTLLIPIGSRIVGEAWSTISGAGNFFKSSSSPKPVVQVGKPGDVGVAQIQDMRFTVADVLPGAIIIQFQAAGSNPGDVALWNSVITVGGTRGATPLTNACTNPGKECQAAFLGMHFAKGSSAYVENVWNWVADHITEGFNGGSSIAGKGGALVESTKGTWLHALGSEHWWLYQLNLRSASNVVVTLLQSETNYEQGDNTQQIPPAPWTADVQGWGDPDFSWCGGGDKRCRMGFANYINGGSDIYFYGSASWAFFSGPGYQGCAGAYQCQKYMHYIAKTPKNLQAYGLCAKDTSVALRLGDGTDIQAQNGFTGGWNPGSDIGRYTT; encoded by the exons ATGGACCATACCGGTGCCGCCCGAGGGTATGCTCCGCATGTAGACAATCCGGGCTCTTATCCAGTCTTCAAGACAGTCAATCCAGGTGATGGGGGAGCTATTCAAAGCGCGATCGATACTGCTGGAAATGGTAATCGTCAGAACCAATGGCTTGCATCGCAGCCCCGT GTGGTTTATATTCCGCCTGGAACATACACGATCAGCAAGACTATCAACATGCGAACCGATACCATTCTCATGGGCGATGCGACCAACCCTCCTATTTTGAAGGCTGCCGCTGGATTCAACGGCCAGACACTTCTCAACG GTCAGGATCCTTCTACAGGAGTGTCTGGTGAGATCTcatttgctgttggcttgAAGAATCTGGTTCTTGACACTACTGCCGTCAATGCAG GCCAGGGTTTTACTGCACTCTACTGGGGAGTCGCTCAGGTCGCCCAGCTTCAAAACATCAAGATTCAAAtgccctcttcaaccaacGGTGAAGGACACACTGGTATCAAGCTTGGCCGAGGCTCAACCCTTGGACTCGCCGACGTCCGAATTGAGAAGGGACTT AACGGCATCTGGCACAACGGCCACCAGCAGGCGCTCTACAAGAACATCTACTTCTACCAAAACACCGTCGGCATGCTCATCTCAGGAGGTAACACCATCACCCTTCTCGCTCCAACTTTTGACACCGTCGGCACGGGTGTAAAGAATACCGGCGGCAGCCCCTTTATTGGTATTGTCGATGGCAAGTCCATCAACTCTGGTGTCACATTCGATTCCTCGGTATATCCATCCATCGTCATCGACAACCTCACCAAGGACACCAACTCGAACATTGTACAGCTGCCTAGCGGTACAGCCCTCGGCCCCTCCAGTCACGTAAACAATTTCTCTTTCGGAAACACAGTTGGTCGTAACCCCATCTACGGCGCGACAAACTCTGGCACCACTCGCCCTGGTGGTGTTGCTCCCGGCGGCAAGATTCCTTCCATTGCGGCGCCCACTTTCGCTAACAACCCTGTTTCGGACTTTATCAACGTGAAGGATTCGAAGCAAAATGGCGGTCAGACCATCAAAGGTGATGGCTCCGTCGATGAAGCTGCGGCACTAAACAAAGTTCTCCAGTACGCTGCCGATAATAAGAAGATTGCCTACTTCCCCTTCGGCGACTACCGTGTTGAGTCAACTCTCCTTATCCCAATTGGGTCTCGCATCGTTGGAGAGGCATGGTCCACCATCTCCGGAGCAGGaaacttcttcaagtcgTCATCTAGTCCGAAGCCTGTCGTGCAAGTTGGTAAGCCAGGCGATGTAGGTGTAGCTCAGATCCAAGACATGCGCTTCACCGTCGCAGACGTCCTGCCAGGCGCTATCATCATCCAGTTCCAAGCTGCTGGCTCAAATCCAGGCGATGTTGCTCTCTGGAACTCCGTTATCACTGTCGGCGGAACTCGCGGCGCAACACCATTGACTAATGCTTGCACAAACCCCGGAAAGGAGTGCCAGGCCGCATTCTTGGGCATGCATTTCGCCAAGGGATCTTCTGCCTATGTTGAGAACGTCTGGAATTGGGTCGCAGACCATATTACCGAAGGCTTCAACGGCGGATCTAGCATCGCCGGAAAGGGTGGTGCCTTGGTTGAGTCCACAAAGGGAACTTGGTTGCATGCTCTGGGCAGCGAACATTGGTGGCTCTATCAGCTTAACCTCCGATCTGCTTCCAACGTTGTCGTTACTCTTTTGCAAAGCGAGACCAACTACGAGCAAGGCGACAACACGCAACAGATCCCTCCGGCGCCATGGACGGCCGATGTTCAGGGATGGGGTGATCCTGATTTCTCGTGGTGTGGCGGTGGTGATAAGCGTTGCCGCATGGGATTCGCCAACTACATTAACGGAGGATCTGATATTTACTTCTACGGATCAGCATCATGGGCGTTCTTCAGCGGTCCCGGATACCAGGGCTGTGCTGGGGCGTACCAGTGCCAGA AATATATGCATTACATTGCAAAGACTCCTAAGAACCTTCAGGCTTACGGCTTGTGCGCCAAGGATACCAGCGTTGCTCTTCGTCTTGGCGATGGCACTGACATCCAGGCACAGAATGGATTCACTGGAGGATGGAATCCGGGTTCAGACATCGGTCGCTACACGACCTAA
- a CDS encoding phosphotransferase enzyme family protein (similar to Metarhizium robertsii ARSEF 23 XP_007818723.1), whose translation MAHENKEGYERRMTVVRNLIRGFGLECADITPLRWNEDQTFPYNNFIYKVSLSSLATAEHFAAASQSRQPCTDLPPSEGISTAIVRLSNPRALGMNNANRVENEVAAINLARDAIARVGPEYTNLVPAVFAWKAATDPNPVDETGFGWIVMEYLTGSSLYKQFKTFDMGKKNSIIIEIAAIFSAIQGITLPPGVDRFGGLTINAAGDIVSGQETMQSSPGGPWKEYDDVWRHQLLCQLKGADNSEVIQGWKANGLRERIDNFSRAKLRRVIEQAGVDMSKLAFVHLDFTMSNMLYDPDKQRISGVVDFDWAAITNPAHEFFTSLQDMYGTANEQESDKLQRAILTGDFSANSEAGEEKHAEAWQLAETWHKSLKERGGLPLSDIPGMEVLNKLNDFIDLLCPWQLGSEEALNQRTAEQNTKIKADAEKAIDDMLCQWSV comes from the exons ATGGCTCATGAAAACAAAGAAGGCTACGAGCGTCGTATGACCGTCGTGAGAAACCTAATCCGTGGATTTGGCCTCGAG TGCGCCGATATCACGCCTCTGCGATGGAATGAAGATCAAACCTTTCCATACAATAACTTCATCTACAAAGTATCGCTATCTTCATTGGCTACAGCGGAACATTTCGCAGCAGCGTCTCAGTCAAGACAACCATGCACAGACTTGCCCCCGTCGGAAGGGATCTCAACCGCGATTGTACGACTAAGTAATCCGAGGGCCTTGGGTATGAACAATGCGAACCGTGTTGAAAACGAAGTTGCGGCAATAAACCTCGCTCGTGACGCCATAGCACGAGTTGGCCCTGAATATACCAATCTTGTCCCGGCTGTTTTTGCCTGGAAGGCAGCCACAGACCCAAATCCCGTCGACGAGACAGGGTTTGGATGGATCGTCATGGAGTACCTAACCGGGTCTTCTCTATACAAGCAGTTCAAGACATTTGACATGGGCAAAAAAAATTCGATCATCATTGAGATTGCTGCCATATTCTCTGCCATTCAAGGGATAACATTACCACCTGGAGTTGACCGTTTTGGTGGCTTGACCATCAACGCTGCTGGTGATATTGTATCTGGCCAAGAGACCATGCAGTCTTCTCCTGGTGGTCCGTGGAAGGAGTATGACGACGTCTGGAGACACCAATTACTCTGCCAGCTGAAAGGCGCAGACAATAGCGAAGTTATTCAGGGCTGGAAAGCAAACGGACTCCGCGAAAGGATTGATAATTTTAGTCGAGCAAAATTACGCAGGGTTATTGAGCAGGCAGGTGTTGATATGTCCAAGTTGGCTTTTGTTCACCTCGATTTCA CTATGAGCAACATGCTATACGACCCGGATAAGCAGCGAATTTCCGGCGtcgttgactttgactggGCGGCCATAACCAACCCAGCCCACGAGTTCTTCACCTCGCTGCAGGATATGTACGGAACAGCGAATGAACAAGAGTCGGACAAGCTTCAACGAGCAATCCTAACAGGCGACTTTAGTGCCAATTCCGAAGCAGGGGAAGAGAAACATGCGGAGGCGTGGCAGCTTGCGGAAACTTGGCATAAGTCACTCAAGGAGCGTGGTGGCCTGCCTCTTAGCGATATACCAGGGATGGAAGTGCTTAACAAGCTGAACGATTTCATTGACTTACTTTGCCCGTGGCAACTGGGAAGTGAGGAGGCACTGAATCAGCGAACGGCTGAGCAGAACACCAAGATTAAAGCAGATGCGGAGAAGGCTATTGATGACATGTTGTGCCAATGGAGTGTCTAG
- a CDS encoding short-chain alcohol protein (similar to Togninia minima UCRPA7 XP_007917799.1), with amino-acid sequence MVGSRHSLVLIGCGPGIGRSIASVFASKRYDTIGLVARRQSQLDADRKAVEAVAPGTKVHTYVADIADGPSLKETLKQISYDIGIPETVYFNAAVIRPTSISDETEEAMIYDFKITNTALLHTAQWAFPQLVSLAQSDAMAKPSFLVTGTWISRDPVTQIFTLSLVKAAQRNLTQSLAQVYGPQGVHVGMVRVMGVVDPKTLSPESIAEKAWELFDEPKDKQAFEMEAK; translated from the exons ATGGTTGGATCACGGCACTCACTCGTGTTAATCGGCTGTGGCCCTGGTATTGGCAGGTCCATTGCTTCGGTATTTGCTTCCAAGAGATATGACACGATTGGTCTCGTCGCCAGGCGACAGTCACAGCTCGACGCCGATCGTAAGGCGGTCGAGGCTGTAGCTCCAGGTACCAAGGTCCACACATACGTGGCAGATATTGCAGATGGCCCAAGTCTCAAGGAGACTCTTAAACAGATAAGCTATGATATTGGAATTCCTGAGACTGTCTATTTTAATGCGGCTGTCATCCGTCCCACCTCTATATCTGACGAGACAGAGGAGGCCATGATATATGATTTCAAG ATCACCAATACGGCTCTGCTTCACACAGCACAGTGGGCTTTTCCCCAGCTTGTAAGCCTCGCGCAGTCTGACGCTATGGCCAAGCCCTCCTTTCTCGTGACAGGAACTTGGATCTCTCGAGATCCTGTCACTCAAATCTTCACTTTGTCATTGGTCAAAGCTGCTCAGCGCAACTTGACCCAATCTCTTGCGCAGGTGTATGGTCCTCAGGGCGTGCATGTTGGCATGGTGCGCGTTATGGGCGTTGTCGACCCCAAGACCCTCAGCCCTGAGAGCATCGCAGAGAAAGCTTGGGAGCTATTCGATGAGCCCAAGGATAAGCAGGcctttgagatggaggcaAAGTAG